One genomic segment of Halococcus sediminicola includes these proteins:
- a CDS encoding DUF7436 family protein, with the protein VQAVIGVPYENATWETLQSEVKGFFDGADGTLSINLIFSEKAVTVLPDRFPALIGNQSADVTVRSIPEVALSFDVVDTGETTIDIPHPVSGGDRIGVVGIKDSQVVAEFEQYFQQLWATADPLVK; encoded by the coding sequence TCGTCCAAGCGGTTATTGGAGTGCCCTACGAGAATGCGACGTGGGAGACACTTCAATCTGAAGTGAAGGGCTTTTTCGACGGAGCCGATGGAACTCTTTCTATCAACCTCATATTCAGTGAAAAGGCAGTTACCGTCCTCCCCGATCGATTCCCCGCTCTGATTGGAAATCAATCAGCAGACGTCACCGTCAGATCGATTCCAGAGGTTGCACTCTCCTTTGATGTAGTCGATACCGGAGAGACGACGATCGACATCCCACACCCAGTGTCCGGTGGGGATCGAATTGGCGTGGTCGGGATCAAAGATTCGCAGGTCGTCGCTGAGTTCGAGCAGTACTTCCAACAACTCTGGGCCACTGCTGATCCCCTCGTTAAGTAA
- a CDS encoding twitching motility protein PilT, whose amino-acid sequence MTGNDIPVHPSVLNTTVLSNFAYIDQLWVIENLSEICTVPVVRKELRAGVDGHPYLQSALDTLDVEIPVATISETVANREAVVSSHLDPGEAQAFAVADAHHGRLLTDDGDARSFAKEQGVTVVGSVGVLLAAIDAGKINEPTADEWLSAWIDDIGFYVPYRTISEYR is encoded by the coding sequence ATGACAGGCAACGATATTCCAGTCCATCCAAGCGTCCTCAACACGACCGTTCTCTCGAATTTCGCCTACATCGACCAGTTGTGGGTGATTGAAAATCTTTCCGAGATCTGTACGGTCCCGGTCGTGCGTAAGGAGCTTCGTGCCGGCGTTGACGGACATCCATATCTCCAGTCAGCACTCGATACACTCGACGTGGAAATTCCTGTAGCAACAATCTCCGAAACGGTCGCAAACCGTGAAGCAGTGGTCAGTAGTCATCTCGATCCCGGTGAAGCACAGGCGTTCGCTGTGGCGGACGCACACCACGGACGGCTGCTGACCGACGATGGGGACGCCCGGTCATTCGCGAAAGAACAGGGCGTGACTGTCGTCGGTTCGGTCGGCGTTCTGCTGGCCGCGATTGACGCTGGGAAGATCAATGAACCAACCGCTGATGAATGGCTATCAGCCTGGATTGACGACATCGGATTCTATGTGCCATACCGAACGATTTCGGAGTATCGGTAA
- a CDS encoding UPF0175 family protein: MARITGSYPDDLDLLIEGTVEAGVFGGKSDALREFVREYFEDHENERIAAAVALYEHERVTLGDAARLAAVDRWTMRDILREHGLELRFGLEDEEDAAYEAEAAAELEFSDDSKGDEKSHTK, translated from the coding sequence ATGGCCCGAATCACCGGCTCATACCCAGACGACCTCGACCTTCTCATTGAAGGAACTGTTGAGGCGGGTGTATTTGGTGGGAAAAGCGACGCTCTTCGGGAGTTCGTCCGTGAATACTTCGAAGACCATGAGAACGAGCGCATTGCGGCTGCGGTTGCCCTGTACGAGCATGAGCGTGTTACCCTCGGTGATGCGGCGAGACTCGCTGCTGTCGATCGTTGGACGATGCGAGACATTCTCCGTGAACACGGCCTCGAACTCCGTTTTGGGCTTGAAGATGAAGAGGATGCGGCCTACGAGGCTGAAGCTGCGGCAGAACTCGAATTTAGTGACGATTCGAAGGGTGACGAGAAGTCACACACGAAATGA
- a CDS encoding winged helix-turn-helix domain-containing protein, translating into MSRTASQQEGEIIRDFLSIADLLEQPQLARIYAYLYREGEATVSELIDVLDLSQGTAYTYVNQLTDTGVLTPTTDTQPQRYAAVEIKLTLTVSDDREYTISPALIAAVARRTTDDTIDSYINRHGVHGLATALSHTLAREHGETTHRLVADDLDISELEAEVILQALRPVVHEHFSVEDSGASLADVADAENLDV; encoded by the coding sequence ATGTCACGAACAGCTTCACAACAGGAAGGAGAAATCATTCGCGACTTCCTCTCGATCGCCGATCTCCTCGAACAGCCCCAGCTCGCCCGTATCTACGCATATCTCTACCGTGAGGGTGAGGCGACCGTCAGCGAACTCATCGACGTGCTCGATCTCTCACAAGGAACTGCCTACACTTACGTGAACCAGCTCACCGATACTGGTGTTCTCACTCCCACTACAGACACCCAACCCCAACGGTACGCAGCCGTCGAGATCAAACTCACCCTGACCGTCAGCGACGATCGTGAATACACCATCTCACCCGCTCTCATTGCCGCAGTCGCACGCCGGACGACCGACGACACCATCGACTCGTATATCAATCGTCACGGCGTTCACGGCCTCGCAACCGCGCTCTCCCACACCCTCGCTCGCGAGCATGGCGAGACAACTCATCGGCTCGTGGCCGACGATCTTGATATCTCGGAGCTCGAAGCGGAGGTGATTCTCCAAGCGCTTCGGCCCGTTGTTCATGAGCACTTCTCGGTCGAAGATTCTGGGGCGTCGCTAGCGGACGTGGCTGACGCCGAGAATCTTGACGTGTGA
- a CDS encoding mandelate racemase/muconate lactonizing enzyme family protein, whose translation MEITGIEQYHLAYDLDGSHDPTWVPGYPQGSHECELFEIKTDEGITGITASPSIPGGFDYGDTLRLLLLGEDPHDVARIRRKLASLDLLGPRPWHIEVGLWDIIGKDAGKPVHEVLGGTSQEIPAYASTSEVQPADERIAYVEDRLDEGFEAVKLRITAREDVKIVREVREAFPDLTLMVDANKGWAIRAIEEEEQWSFAEALAVARDLEPFDIGWLEEPLPRHDYRGYARLRDRTDVPIAGGEFNDGPHEVRELLRHDAVDVLQPDAMLATGIQEGAAIAASAHEQGIRFIPHTWTNGVGFAANLHMMTAARSPWCEFPMEPPWTPDVRDFLLTDTIDHDGGTVTPPDGPGLGIELDRSVLDEAE comes from the coding sequence ATGGAGATCACTGGCATCGAGCAGTATCACCTCGCCTACGACCTCGATGGTAGCCACGACCCGACGTGGGTGCCGGGCTATCCACAGGGCAGCCACGAATGCGAACTGTTCGAAATCAAAACTGATGAAGGCATCACCGGCATCACGGCGAGTCCGTCCATTCCCGGCGGGTTCGACTACGGTGACACTCTTCGATTGCTCCTGCTCGGTGAGGATCCCCACGACGTTGCTCGCATCCGCCGGAAGCTCGCTTCGCTCGACCTCCTCGGCCCGCGGCCGTGGCACATCGAGGTCGGACTCTGGGACATTATCGGCAAGGACGCCGGTAAGCCCGTTCACGAGGTGCTCGGCGGGACGAGCCAAGAGATTCCGGCGTACGCCAGCACCAGCGAGGTCCAGCCGGCCGACGAGCGCATTGCATACGTCGAAGACCGACTCGATGAAGGGTTCGAGGCGGTGAAGCTCCGCATTACCGCCCGCGAGGACGTCAAAATTGTCCGAGAAGTGCGTGAGGCGTTTCCGGATCTCACGCTAATGGTCGATGCGAACAAGGGCTGGGCGATTCGCGCCATCGAGGAGGAAGAACAGTGGTCGTTTGCAGAGGCGCTCGCGGTCGCACGCGATCTCGAACCGTTCGACATCGGGTGGCTCGAAGAGCCGCTGCCGCGACACGACTACCGCGGGTACGCCCGGCTCCGCGACCGCACCGACGTTCCGATTGCGGGTGGCGAGTTCAACGACGGGCCACACGAGGTCCGGGAGCTCCTGCGCCACGACGCGGTTGATGTCCTCCAGCCTGACGCGATGCTCGCTACCGGCATCCAAGAAGGGGCGGCAATCGCAGCGAGCGCCCACGAACAGGGTATCAGGTTCATCCCCCACACCTGGACCAATGGCGTCGGCTTCGCCGCAAATCTCCACATGATGACCGCCGCACGCTCGCCGTGGTGTGAGTTCCCGATGGAGCCGCCGTGGACGCCCGACGTGCGCGATTTCCTCCTAACTGACACCATCGACCACGACGGGGGCACGGTTACACCACCCGATGGGCCCGGACTGGGGATAGAACTAGACCGGAGCGTTCTCGACGAGGCAGAGTAG
- a CDS encoding integrase core domain-containing protein, whose amino-acid sequence MDTGLVAEQFEISRRRVQQLAKTYRGTGEISQLETPGRSPYADYPNDLEDRVLDVRQRLGAGAVVIAHVLRVRDGLSIANNRVHQILQEHDHVTENPTKQGRKRPWVRFERENAAVTVHLDWYRNDRGQQVLAVEDDASPRVFDMIETDSSSAIQAVELLESVDEEFDSPVPILEVITDHGSEFVNPRQDDRPCLDHEFERYLAENDIEHTLCKVGRPQSNGKIERFFQTYEKHRERFGTLDEFLTFYNEERPHMSLDWDTLEAPAEAFERLVPSPAKSGGDLLATEVTVDG is encoded by the coding sequence ATGGACACCGGCTTGGTTGCCGAGCAGTTCGAGATCAGTCGGCGGCGGGTCCAGCAACTCGCCAAAACCTACCGCGGGACTGGAGAGATCTCACAGCTGGAGACGCCTGGTCGCAGTCCCTACGCGGACTATCCCAACGACCTCGAAGACCGTGTACTCGACGTACGCCAGCGCCTCGGCGCTGGCGCAGTCGTCATCGCCCACGTCCTCCGCGTCAGGGACGGTCTCTCGATCGCTAACAATCGCGTCCACCAGATTCTCCAGGAGCACGACCACGTGACCGAGAATCCTACCAAGCAGGGCCGCAAGCGGCCGTGGGTTCGCTTCGAGCGTGAGAATGCGGCGGTGACGGTCCACCTGGACTGGTATCGCAACGACCGCGGACAACAGGTGCTGGCCGTCGAAGACGACGCCTCGCCGCGCGTCTTCGACATGATCGAGACTGACAGCAGTTCAGCTATTCAAGCCGTCGAACTCCTCGAAAGCGTTGACGAGGAGTTCGACAGTCCTGTGCCGATCTTGGAGGTGATCACCGACCACGGATCGGAGTTCGTCAATCCTCGTCAAGATGATCGTCCGTGTCTCGATCACGAGTTCGAACGCTATCTTGCCGAGAATGATATTGAGCACACGCTCTGTAAGGTTGGGCGGCCACAGTCCAACGGGAAGATCGAGCGGTTCTTCCAGACCTACGAGAAACACCGCGAGCGGTTCGGAACTCTCGACGAGTTCCTCACCTTCTACAACGAGGAGCGCCCGCACATGAGCCTTGATTGGGACACGCTGGAAGCGCCAGCTGAGGCGTTCGAGCGGTTGGTGCCATCGCCAGCGAAGAGCGGTGGCGATCTGCTCGCAACCGAGGTGACCGTCGATGGATGA
- a CDS encoding DUF4013 domain-containing protein codes for MLSAAINYPRESDHVLKTVLIGGVLSLLSVLIVPAFILGGYGIRVLRHTTLGDDELPQFDDWGKLAVDGLKGFAIAIGYLFAPIVLFGLSLAVLSGTLQMVGIIVSAIAYLAAAYSLPAATTVFAREERVGAAFKLDNLRPVLTSRRYVSGWLRAILVSFAAGLVMGVIGLVPILGAIAGLFVGFYMNLVISHLFGHAVADAERLAVPREEQPATQPVA; via the coding sequence ATGCTATCAGCAGCAATCAACTATCCGCGAGAGAGCGACCACGTACTAAAAACCGTCCTGATCGGCGGCGTGCTGAGTCTGCTCAGCGTTCTCATTGTTCCTGCCTTCATTCTTGGAGGCTACGGGATCCGCGTGCTTCGACACACGACGCTGGGCGATGACGAACTTCCCCAGTTCGACGACTGGGGAAAACTCGCAGTCGATGGCCTCAAAGGATTCGCCATCGCGATTGGATATCTCTTCGCCCCGATCGTCCTGTTCGGGCTCAGCCTTGCTGTGCTCTCAGGCACTCTGCAGATGGTCGGCATCATCGTGAGTGCCATTGCGTATCTGGCAGCGGCCTACAGCCTCCCTGCTGCGACCACCGTGTTCGCACGCGAGGAACGTGTCGGTGCCGCTTTCAAGCTGGACAACCTCCGACCGGTTCTCACCAGCCGGCGCTACGTCAGTGGTTGGCTTCGTGCCATCCTCGTGAGCTTTGCCGCAGGTCTCGTCATGGGTGTGATCGGTCTCGTGCCGATCCTCGGAGCCATCGCTGGTCTGTTCGTTGGGTTCTACATGAACCTCGTGATCTCCCACCTCTTCGGCCATGCGGTCGCTGATGCCGAGAGACTAGCTGTTCCACGCGAAGAACAACCCGCAACCCAACCTGTCGCCTAA
- a CDS encoding bacterio-opsin activator domain-containing protein: MSVIAEFSIPAEEFALAETLERRPELTFNIDRVVAHNTTQVVPFVRVKHGELEGLTEILEADPSVEEVELFGETDEECFYRLVWDDTAQVVGYMVNGHDATVQEAIATDGEWHLRVLFPERSGLSATGEYAEESEFTLDVKRIYGVDGIEQARYDLTEQQHDTLIEAAEKGYYDIPRDMSAQELAENLDISHQALSERVRRAHKNLIMSSLDVNEDEETDPLSQ; encoded by the coding sequence ATGTCGGTCATTGCAGAGTTCAGTATCCCGGCAGAGGAATTCGCGCTTGCCGAGACACTCGAACGCCGGCCGGAGCTGACGTTCAACATCGATCGCGTTGTCGCCCACAACACGACCCAGGTAGTGCCATTCGTGCGAGTGAAGCACGGAGAACTCGAAGGATTAACCGAGATACTCGAAGCCGATCCGAGCGTCGAAGAGGTCGAACTGTTCGGCGAGACGGACGAGGAGTGCTTCTATCGGCTGGTGTGGGACGATACTGCCCAAGTCGTTGGGTACATGGTCAATGGCCACGACGCGACTGTTCAGGAGGCCATCGCGACTGACGGCGAGTGGCATCTCCGCGTGCTCTTTCCCGAGCGAAGCGGACTTTCAGCGACGGGCGAGTACGCCGAAGAAAGCGAGTTCACGCTCGACGTGAAACGTATCTATGGAGTTGACGGAATCGAACAGGCCCGATACGACCTCACTGAACAACAGCACGACACCCTCATCGAGGCTGCCGAGAAGGGATACTACGATATTCCCCGGGATATGAGTGCCCAGGAACTTGCCGAAAACCTCGATATCTCTCATCAAGCGTTGTCTGAGCGAGTCCGCCGAGCACACAAAAACCTCATCATGAGTTCGCTGGACGTCAACGAAGACGAAGAAACTGATCCATTGAGTCAATAA